A genomic segment from Malus domestica chromosome 05, GDT2T_hap1 encodes:
- the LOC103432740 gene encoding dehydrodolichyl diphosphate synthase CPT3, producing MEKTSGNIATRLFWSIVSFLRRCLFLVISIRPIPRHIAFIMDGNRRYAKKRKMMDGDGHRVGFLALMSMLKYCFELGVTYVTVYAFSIENFKRNPEEVQSLMDLMQEKIEGLIKEESIVNQYGVRVHFIGNLKLLSEPVRSAAERAMAATANNSRGVLSICIAYTSTDEIVHAVQESCEEKLDEISSMNAIKAGYGLTKLGGNEENEREKIVKLTDIEKHMYMAVAPDPDVLIRTSGETRLSNFLLWQSAFCYLYSPSVLWPEIGFRHVVWAVLKFQSNYFYLERKRKQS from the coding sequence ATGGAGAAAACCAGTGGCAATATAGCAACCCGCTTGTTTTGGAGCATAGTTAGTTTTTTGAGGAGATGTCTCTTTCTTGTAATATCTATTCGTCCCATACCACGTCACATTGCCTTCATCATGGATGGAAACAGAAGATATGCTAAAAAGCGGAAGATGATGGATGGGGATGGACACAGGGTTGGGTTTTTGGCTCTTATGTCCATGCTCAAGTATTGTTTTGAGTTGGGTGTGACATATGTAACGGTATATGCGTTTAGTATTGAGAATTTCAAAAGGAATCCTGAAGAAGTTCAATCCTTGATGGACCTGATGCAGGAGAAGATCGAAGGGTTAATCAAAGAAGAAAGCATAGTGAATCAGTATGGAGTTAGGGTACATTTTATTGGGAACCTAAAGCTCTTGAGTGAACCTGTCAGGTCGGCAGCGGAGAGGGCTATGGCAGCCACGGCCAATAACTCCCGAGGAGTGCTGTCAATATGTATTGCGTACACTTCCACTGATGAGATTGTGCATGCTGTTCAAGAATCGTGTGAAGAAAAACTGGACGAGATTAGCTCGATGAATGCAATTAAAGCTGGGTATGGTCTAACTAAACTTGGAGGCAATGAAGAGAATGAAAGGGAGAAGATTGTAAAATTGACAGATATTGAAAAACATATGTATATGGCGGTTGCACCAGACCCTGATGTTTTAATCCGTACTTCAGGTGAGACCCGGTTGAGCAATTTTCTTTTGTGGCAGAGTGCGTTCTGTTATTTGTACTCTCCCTCGGTGCTCTGGCCTGAGATTGGTTTCCGTCATGTTGTTTGGGCGGTCTTGAAATTTCAGTCTAACTATTTTTATCTTGAACGCAAAAGGAAACAGTCATAA
- the LOC103432745 gene encoding NAC domain-containing protein 82-like (The RefSeq protein has 2 frameshifts compared to this genomic sequence) yields the protein MGKGKSLLPPGFRFSPTDVELVQYYLKRKVMGKRLRYNFVAEVDIHKYAPWDLPDKSSWQSGDLKWYFFCPTERKYPTGARTKRTTECGYWKATGNDRSVLYNGEVAGKIKTLVFHTGRAPKRDRTDWVMHEYRLESKDLANRGVPQESYVLCTIFSKRRARARNGAQYGAPLMEEDWSDDEAENCSEAVPHANMPVPNLVLPSDYNSSITTSTYTHDGIRIGPSSESCISDVVPLSCNVSQLVSSNHATVEEPHTSEDDILSMLACFSEESPSLFEENEKNKEVGNAIPVGNASATPHLVINDMYDNLGDLGKAARVGEEGCSFSSLPNSVCAPGQIPLGDHEQYLELDDLGEPLNYRDSTYTQPPSMFGQPHASLGETSFQGEDQLNVFDNVNF from the exons ATGGGGAAAGGGAAATCATTGTTGCCTCCTGGTTTTCGGTTTTCTCCAACTGATGTAGAGCTTGTACAATATTATTTGAAGAGGAAAGTAATGGGGAAAAGACTCCGTTATAACTTCGTTGCAGAGGTTGACATTCATAAGTACGCTCCTTGGGATCTTCCAG ACAAATCTAGTTGGCAAAGTGGAGATTTAAAATGGTACTTCTTTTGTCCGACAGAAAGGAAGTACCCAACTGGGGCTAGAACGAAACGTACAACTGAATGTGGTTACTGGAAGGCCACAGGAAATGACAGATCTGTTCTTTACAATGGTGAAGTTGCGGGCAAGATAAAAACATTGGTTTTTCATACAGGTCGAGCTCCAAAAAGAGACCGAACAGACTGGGTTATGCATGAGTATAGGCTTGAATCTAAGGACCTAGCTAATCGTGGTGTGCCTCAG GAATCGTATGTGCTCTGTACCATTT CAAAAAGAAGGGCCAGGGCCA GAAATGGTGCACAATATGGTGCGCCCCTTATGGAGGAAGACTGGAGTGATGATGAGGCTGAAAATTGTTCAGAAGCAGTCCCACATGCAAATATGCCTGTACCAAACCTTGTTCTGCCGAGTGACTACAATAGTTCCATCACTACTAGCACGTACACCCATGATGGTATACGCATAGGTCCTTCATCTGAATCGTGTATATCAGATGTTGTACCACTTTCTTGCAATGTTTCCCAACTGGTTTCCAGCAATCATGCTACAGTGGAGGAGCCTCATACTTCTGAGGATGATATCCTGTCAATGTTGGCTTGCTTCTCAGAAGAAAGCCCTTCATTATTTgaagaaaacgaaaaaaataaG GAGGTTGGTAATGCCATTCCTGTTGGAAATGCTAGTGCAACGCCTCATCTCGTTATTAATGATATGTATGACAATTTAGGAGATTTGGGCAAGGCAGCAAGAGTCGGTGAAGAAGGATGTAGTTTCTCCAGTTTGCCAAATTCTGTTTGTGCTCCGGGTCAAATCCCACTAGGTGACCATGAGCAATATTTGGAGCTGGATGATCTTGGCGAACCATTGAATTACCGTGATTCTACATACACTCAGCCTCCTTCTATGTTCGGTCAGCCTCATGCTTCGCTGGGAGAGACATCTTTTCAGGGTGAAGACCAGTTGAACGTGTTTGATAACGTGAACTTCTGA